One segment of Scyliorhinus torazame isolate Kashiwa2021f chromosome 14, sScyTor2.1, whole genome shotgun sequence DNA contains the following:
- the LOC140390026 gene encoding tripartite motif-containing protein 14-like, which produces MAAAAAAAAEAALQQEPLEEELTCPVCLEIYTEPVILGCKHSFCRACLEAVWREPETGTYSCPQCRAGCGLRPPLEKNFQLANIVASYLALDPSKGAVPCTYCTKKRRSAMKSCLQCEVSMCSIHLRLHQENVVLKSHPLTDPIADTAIGKCTEHQKLLEIYCKDDAVCVCSFCALIGSHKNHNLISISEAVKELRNNLKDQQDKLKSNAEASQVALEDLQKEKQNALVAIKEKEINIEEKYEALRQQIDNEEREAFEAVDREQTRVTAEIDARIFNLQNAAKEFEKSLTDLHILSQKYDDILFIQEFNSIAARLKDVSLPLTSTPYTLGSTQTKDTIKCTVEGNEELMNRQMVVKLYGQTPTLDPDTANPYLALTDYNRTVSASSQIQMFPQSGEIFDRWPQILGAEAVSCGRSYWEVEVKEGDGAWSIGACYKSMSRRGAGNECLLGFNDKSWCIHSGPDALSYLHDGKRIGMKAEKPFMLGIYIDFEGGIISFYDVSGGELILLHTFHGTFAEPLHPALRVRIGVTLSLSVLK; this is translated from the exons AtggcggcggcagcagcagcggcGGCGGAGGCGGCTCTTCAGCAAGAGCCTCTGGAGGAAGAGTTGACCTGCCCGGTCTGCCTGGAGATTTACACGGAGCCGGTGATCCTCGGCTGTAAACACAGTTTCTGCCGGGCCTGCCTGGAGGCGGTGTGGAGGGAGCCCGAGACCGGCACCTACAGCTGTCCGCAGTGCCGGGCAGGCTGCGGCCTGAGGCCGCCCCTGGAGAAGAATTTCCAGCTGGCCAACATCGTGGCCAGTTACCTGGCCCTGGACCCTTCCAAGGGCGCTGTTCCCTGCACCTACTGCACCAAGAAAAGGCGCTCAGCCATGAAAAGCTGCCTCCAGTGCGAGGTGTCCATGTGCTCCATACACCTCCGGCTGCACCAGGAGAATGTGGTGCTGAAGAGCCACCCCCTGACAGACCCCATTGCAGACACGGCGATTGGCAAATGCACAGAGCACCAGAAGCTGCTGGAGATTTACTGTAAGGACGATGCTGTCTGTGTCTGCAGCTTCTGCGCTTTAATAGGAAGCCACAAGAACCACAATTTAATCAGCATTAGTGAAGCAGTGAAGGAGTTGAGG AATAATTTGAAAGATCAACAGGACAAACTGAAGAGCAATGCTGAAGCTTCACAAGTCGCTCTTGAAGACCTTCAGAAAGAAAAGCAAAATGCTTTA GTAGCGATAAAGGAGAAGGAAATAAACATTGAGGAGAAGTACGAGGCTCTCAGGCAGCAGATTGATAATGAAGAGAGAGAAGCATTTGAAGCGGTGGACAGGGAGCAGACCCGTGTAACGGCAGAGATTGACGCAAGGATCTTCAACCTCCAGAATGCAGCAAAAGAATTTGAGAAATCTCTGACTGATCTCCACATCCTTTCACAAAAGTATGATGACATCCTCTTTATCCAG GAATTTAACTCCATTGCTGCACG GTTGAAAGATGTCTCACTACCACTTACATCAACACCCTATACTTTGGGTAGTACGCAAACAAAAGACACAATAAAATGTACAGTTGAGGGGAATGAAGAACTGATGAACAGACAAATGGTGGTTAAACTCT ATGGACAGACGCCAACTCTGGATCCAGACACAGCAAATCCCTACCTCGCTCTGACCGACTACAATAGAACGGTATCAGCATCAAGTCAGATCCAGATGTTTCCCCAAAGCGGAGAAATCTTTGACCGGTGGCCCCAGATCCTTGGTGCTGAGGCTGTGAGTTGTGGCCGATCTTACTGGGAGGTCGAGGTTAAGGAGGGTGATGGGGCCTGGAGCATCGGTGCCTGCTACAAGAGTATGAGCAGGAGAGGAGCTGGCAATGAATGTCTGCTGGGCTTTAACGACAAATCGTGGTGCATTCACTCTGGGCCAGATGCCCTTTCGTACCTTCATGATGGGAAGCGAATCGGCATGAAGGCAGAAAAGCCCTTCATGTTGGGCATCTATATTGATTTTGAAGgtgggataatctccttctacgatGTGTCAGGGGGTGAACTAATCTTGTTACACACCTTCCATGGAACATTTGCTGAGCCTCTCCACCCAGCACTGCGCGTTCGAATTGGGGTGACTCTATCCTTGTCTGTTCTGAAGTGA